One part of the Corynebacterium sp. CNCTC7651 genome encodes these proteins:
- the glgC gene encoding glucose-1-phosphate adenylyltransferase, with protein sequence MKSQPRVLAIVLAGGEGKRLFPLTADRAKPAVPFGGNYRLIDFVLSNLVNAGYMRIAVLTQYKSHSLDRHVATAWNVSGPTPQYIASVPAQQRRGKRWYSGSADAIVQSLNLIYDDMPDYVLVFGADHVYRMDPSQMVEDHIASGKAATVAGIRVPREEATAFGCIQADDDGTITEFLEKPADPPGTPDDPNMTYASMGNYVFSTEALIQALLEDEQNEDSAHDMGGDIIPYFVAKGEANVYDFSSNEVPGATERDKGYWRDVGTIDSFYEAHMDLISSHPVFNLYNKAWPIHSTEDSNLPPAKFVLGGIAQGSIVASGSIVSGATVRNSVLSTDVRIEEGATVEGSVLLPGVRVGKGAVVRHAILDKNVYVSDGEIIGVDLERDRARYTVSDGGVVVIGKNEVV encoded by the coding sequence ATGAAGAGTCAGCCACGTGTTCTTGCCATCGTCCTTGCCGGCGGTGAGGGAAAGCGCCTGTTCCCTCTCACCGCGGACCGCGCTAAGCCGGCGGTCCCGTTCGGCGGTAACTACCGCCTCATCGACTTTGTTCTTTCCAACCTGGTCAACGCCGGTTACATGCGTATCGCGGTGCTGACGCAGTACAAGTCCCACTCCCTGGACCGCCACGTGGCCACCGCGTGGAACGTGTCGGGTCCGACGCCGCAGTACATCGCGTCCGTGCCTGCGCAGCAGCGCCGCGGCAAGCGCTGGTACTCCGGCTCGGCGGACGCGATTGTGCAGTCCCTCAACCTGATCTACGACGATATGCCGGACTACGTCCTGGTGTTCGGCGCGGACCACGTTTACCGCATGGACCCGTCCCAGATGGTGGAGGACCACATCGCATCCGGCAAGGCCGCCACCGTCGCCGGCATCCGCGTGCCGCGCGAGGAGGCGACGGCGTTCGGGTGCATCCAGGCTGACGACGACGGGACGATCACCGAGTTCCTGGAGAAGCCGGCCGACCCGCCGGGCACGCCGGATGACCCGAACATGACGTACGCGTCCATGGGCAACTACGTCTTCTCCACCGAGGCGCTGATCCAGGCGCTGCTGGAGGACGAGCAGAACGAGGATTCCGCACACGACATGGGCGGGGACATCATCCCGTACTTCGTGGCCAAGGGCGAGGCGAATGTGTACGACTTCTCCTCCAACGAGGTGCCGGGCGCGACGGAGCGCGACAAGGGCTACTGGCGCGACGTAGGTACCATCGATTCCTTCTACGAGGCTCACATGGACCTCATCTCCTCCCACCCGGTGTTCAACCTGTACAACAAGGCGTGGCCGATCCACTCCACGGAGGACAGCAACCTGCCGCCGGCGAAGTTCGTGCTGGGCGGCATCGCGCAGGGGTCTATCGTGGCGTCCGGCTCCATCGTGTCCGGGGCGACGGTGCGCAACTCGGTGCTGTCTACCGACGTTCGCATTGAGGAAGGCGCCACCGTCGAGGGCTCCGTCCTCCTGCCGGGCGTGCGCGTGGGCAAGGGCGCCGTGGTGCGCCACGCCATCCTGGATAAGAACGTCTATGTGTCCGACGGCGAGATCATCGGCGTGGACCTGGAGCGCGACCGCGCACGCTACACCGTCTCCGACGGCGGCGTTGTGGTGATTGGCAAGAACGAAGTGGTCTAG
- a CDS encoding DUF3117 domain-containing protein has translation MAAMKPRTGNGPMEAVEESRKIVMRIPSDGGGRLVVEMSKEEAAELGQLLLDAAQ, from the coding sequence ATGGCAGCAATGAAACCGCGCACCGGTAACGGCCCGATGGAGGCCGTGGAGGAGAGCCGCAAGATTGTGATGCGCATCCCGTCTGATGGCGGCGGTCGCCTTGTAGTGGAAATGAGTAAGGAGGAGGCTGCGGAGCTCGGCCAGCTGTTGCTGGACGCCGCTCAGTAG
- a CDS encoding O-methyltransferase, translated as MTETAFSQMTAYINERNGSQAQFTEEFREGLSHAHVEAEENGVRAPSAIVGTLLSTLAAAHPASAGQGAVAVTPAAGVVGLHILRGLPEKATLTCIEPEAALQAEAKAAFKLGGYAPSRARFLTARPLDVMGRLANGAYQLIYADVAPLELPALIDVAWPLLSPGGTLVIADSLLDGTVADPSRRDRETEAAREADVRIDALAVDTGAVVTRLPLDGGLTLITKK; from the coding sequence GTGACCGAGACCGCGTTTTCCCAAATGACCGCCTACATCAACGAGCGCAACGGCTCCCAAGCGCAGTTCACCGAGGAGTTCCGCGAAGGCCTCAGCCACGCCCACGTAGAGGCTGAAGAAAATGGGGTGCGCGCGCCGAGTGCGATCGTCGGCACGCTGCTGAGCACGCTTGCCGCCGCCCACCCGGCGAGTGCGGGCCAAGGTGCGGTAGCAGTGACGCCGGCCGCCGGTGTCGTGGGGCTGCACATTCTGCGCGGGCTGCCGGAAAAGGCCACGCTGACCTGCATCGAACCGGAGGCCGCGCTGCAGGCGGAGGCGAAGGCGGCGTTCAAGCTCGGGGGATACGCGCCGTCGCGCGCCCGCTTCCTCACCGCGCGCCCGCTGGACGTGATGGGGCGCCTGGCCAACGGCGCGTACCAGCTCATCTACGCGGACGTAGCGCCGCTGGAGCTCCCCGCGCTTATCGACGTCGCCTGGCCACTCCTCTCCCCCGGAGGCACCCTGGTCATCGCTGATTCGCTTCTCGACGGCACCGTGGCCGACCCGTCCCGCCGCGACCGCGAGACGGAAGCCGCGCGCGAGGCCGACGTGCGCATCGACGCGCTTGCCGTGGACACCGGCGCGGTGGTGACCCGCCTGCCGCTGGACGGCGGCTTGACGCTGATCACCAAAAAGTAA
- a CDS encoding glucosyl-3-phosphoglycerate synthase, which translates to MTAQAAEAAQTAETALSVSVVIPALNEEATVGNVVKQCLASSAAEVLVIDSDSTDATARQAAAAGATVLNWRDVDPREPWPGKGEALWRGVRAAKGDVVVFIDADVTTVRPNWVDALAAPFADPAIHLVKAAYQRTPTADGRGGGRVTELTAKPLLRCYFPELAHIEQPLAGEYAIRRSTALGLPFVAGYGVEAGLLIDVGKHHAPEAATQVSLGARTHRTRPLAELAPMADVVARTILARAGVLEPELAPAQRPPWRAG; encoded by the coding sequence GTGACCGCCCAGGCAGCCGAGGCAGCCCAGACAGCCGAAACAGCACTGAGCGTCAGCGTTGTCATCCCGGCGTTGAATGAGGAGGCGACGGTAGGAAACGTCGTCAAGCAGTGCCTCGCCTCGAGCGCCGCAGAGGTGCTGGTGATTGACTCCGATTCCACGGATGCCACCGCCCGCCAGGCTGCGGCGGCCGGCGCGACGGTGCTCAACTGGCGCGACGTAGACCCGCGCGAGCCGTGGCCGGGCAAGGGGGAGGCGCTGTGGCGCGGGGTGCGCGCCGCGAAGGGCGACGTGGTGGTGTTCATCGACGCGGACGTGACCACCGTCCGGCCCAACTGGGTTGACGCCCTCGCCGCGCCGTTCGCGGATCCTGCGATCCACCTGGTCAAAGCCGCCTACCAGCGCACGCCGACCGCAGACGGCCGTGGCGGCGGCCGCGTCACCGAGCTCACCGCGAAACCACTCCTGCGCTGCTATTTCCCCGAACTCGCGCACATTGAGCAACCGCTGGCCGGCGAATACGCCATCCGCCGCTCCACCGCGCTCGGGCTGCCCTTCGTTGCAGGGTACGGGGTTGAGGCTGGGTTGCTTATCGACGTCGGCAAGCACCATGCCCCAGAAGCCGCAACCCAAGTGTCGCTTGGGGCGCGCACGCACCGCACCCGGCCGCTGGCGGAACTCGCACCGATGGCGGATGTGGTCGCGCGGACGATTCTGGCACGCGCCGGGGTGCTGGAGCCGGAGCTCGCGCCCGCGCAGCGACCGCCGTGGCGTGCGGGGTAA
- the glgA gene encoding glycogen synthase has product MRVGMMTKEYPPEIYGGAGVHVTELTRFMREIVDVDVHCMGAPRDEANVYVHGVDPELENANGALKTLSTGLRMANAATGLDVVHSHTWYSGLGGHLTGLLYDIPHVVTAHSLEPDRPWKREQLGGGYDISSWSEKNAMEHADAVIAVSSGMKDAILRAYPNIDADKVHVVLNGIDPERWFPETGTIAEELGVDTSRPIASFVGRITRQKGVPHLLKAAQLFDDSVQLILCAGAPDTPEIAEETNALVEKLRAERDGVFWVQDMLPPERIREVYSTSDVFVCPSIYEPLGIVNLEAMACGTAVVASRVGGIPEVVVDGETGTLVDYDENDPETFERSIAEAVNAVALDKEASARMGEAGRERAVADFSWATIAQETVDIYSKLI; this is encoded by the coding sequence ATGAGAGTGGGAATGATGACCAAGGAGTACCCGCCGGAAATTTACGGCGGTGCGGGCGTGCACGTCACGGAGCTGACACGGTTTATGCGCGAGATCGTGGACGTGGATGTCCACTGCATGGGCGCCCCGCGCGATGAGGCAAACGTTTACGTCCACGGCGTTGACCCGGAGCTGGAAAACGCCAACGGCGCGCTGAAGACCCTCTCCACCGGCCTGCGGATGGCCAACGCCGCGACCGGGCTGGACGTGGTGCACTCCCACACCTGGTACTCCGGCCTGGGCGGGCACCTGACGGGCCTGCTGTACGACATTCCGCACGTTGTCACCGCCCACTCGCTGGAGCCGGACCGCCCGTGGAAGCGCGAGCAGCTTGGCGGCGGGTACGACATATCGTCGTGGAGCGAAAAGAATGCGATGGAGCACGCGGATGCCGTGATCGCCGTGTCCTCCGGGATGAAGGACGCGATCCTGCGCGCCTACCCGAACATTGACGCGGACAAGGTCCACGTGGTGCTCAACGGCATCGACCCGGAGCGCTGGTTCCCCGAGACCGGCACTATCGCGGAGGAGCTCGGCGTGGACACCTCCCGCCCCATCGCTTCTTTCGTCGGTCGCATCACGCGCCAGAAGGGCGTGCCGCACCTGCTCAAGGCAGCTCAGCTTTTCGACGATAGTGTTCAGCTCATCCTCTGTGCCGGCGCCCCGGACACTCCGGAAATTGCGGAGGAGACCAACGCGCTCGTGGAGAAGCTGCGCGCTGAGCGCGACGGGGTGTTCTGGGTGCAGGACATGCTGCCGCCGGAGCGCATCCGCGAGGTCTACTCCACCTCCGACGTGTTTGTCTGCCCCTCCATTTATGAGCCGCTGGGCATTGTGAACCTTGAGGCGATGGCGTGCGGCACCGCCGTGGTTGCCTCCCGCGTGGGCGGCATCCCCGAGGTTGTGGTCGACGGGGAAACCGGCACGCTCGTGGACTACGACGAGAATGATCCCGAGACGTTCGAGCGCTCCATCGCAGAAGCTGTGAATGCTGTGGCGTTGGACAAGGAAGCGTCGGCACGCATGGGCGAAGCCGGCCGCGAGCGCGCCGTCGCGGACTTCTCTTGGGCTACCATCGCGCAGGAAACGGTAGATATCTACTCCAAGTTGATCTAG
- the sigE gene encoding RNA polymerase sigma factor SigE, whose translation MTSEHLTGTAAFDAGHGEMPSWSELVAEHADSVYRLAYRLSGNQHDAEDLTQETFMRVFRSVKHYQPGTFEGWLHRITTNLFLDMVRHRSLIRMEELPEDYERVPGVGPTPEQAVAATTLDPALQRALDELSPEFRVAVVLCDVVGMSYEEIADTLGVKMGTVRSRIHRGRTQLKASLEAQARYDAAALELIRTR comes from the coding sequence ATGACATCTGAGCACCTCACCGGGACCGCCGCTTTCGACGCAGGTCACGGCGAGATGCCGAGTTGGTCCGAGCTTGTCGCGGAGCACGCGGACAGCGTGTACCGACTTGCCTACCGCCTCTCCGGCAACCAGCACGACGCGGAGGACCTGACGCAGGAAACGTTCATGCGCGTGTTCCGCAGCGTGAAGCACTACCAGCCGGGCACGTTCGAGGGCTGGCTGCACCGCATCACCACCAACCTGTTCCTGGACATGGTGCGCCACCGTTCCCTGATCCGGATGGAGGAGCTGCCGGAGGATTATGAGCGGGTGCCGGGCGTGGGCCCGACGCCGGAGCAGGCCGTCGCGGCGACCACGCTGGACCCGGCGCTGCAGCGCGCGTTGGATGAGCTGAGCCCTGAGTTCCGCGTCGCCGTTGTGCTGTGTGACGTGGTGGGCATGAGCTACGAGGAGATCGCGGACACCCTGGGCGTGAAGATGGGCACGGTCCGCTCCCGCATCCACCGCGGCCGCACCCAGCTCAAGGCGTCGCTTGAGGCGCAGGCGCGTTACGACGCCGCGGCGCTCGAGCTCATCCGCACCCGCTAG
- a CDS encoding methyltransferase domain-containing protein: MLNNIVDVLADPVDLSPLTGADDFTRLVSETGHSYDVARQGYVTLAGGKGLNHEGDSLEMVQSREAFLSKGYFAPFVERVTEAVEDVVERVAEPVILEVGAGTGYYLAHTLDTIEGSRGVGLDISVPAAKHLAKSHPRVGAVVADVWERIPVRDGAVDAITVVFAPRNPAEFHRVLADDGEVVVLTADQGHLDELREPLGILGVEQGKLERMLEQAKGYLAPVGDAELIEFPMQLEREAIAAQVGMSPSARHVEPATLKERVAALPERLEVTARAQLIRLRKA, from the coding sequence ATGCTCAACAACATCGTGGATGTGCTGGCGGATCCGGTAGACCTCTCGCCGCTGACCGGTGCGGACGATTTCACCCGCCTGGTGTCGGAGACCGGCCATTCGTACGACGTGGCGCGCCAGGGTTACGTCACGCTCGCCGGGGGCAAGGGCCTGAACCACGAGGGCGACTCGCTGGAGATGGTGCAGTCCCGCGAGGCGTTTCTGTCCAAGGGCTACTTCGCGCCGTTTGTGGAGCGGGTCACTGAGGCTGTTGAGGACGTTGTTGAGCGCGTCGCCGAGCCGGTGATTCTGGAGGTCGGTGCGGGCACCGGCTACTACCTTGCGCACACGCTGGACACGATCGAAGGATCGCGCGGCGTGGGACTGGACATTTCGGTGCCGGCCGCGAAGCACCTAGCGAAGTCGCACCCGCGCGTCGGTGCCGTGGTGGCGGACGTGTGGGAGCGCATCCCCGTGCGCGATGGGGCGGTTGACGCGATCACGGTCGTCTTCGCGCCGCGCAACCCCGCCGAGTTCCACCGCGTGCTGGCGGATGACGGCGAGGTTGTCGTCCTCACCGCGGACCAGGGCCACCTCGACGAGCTGCGCGAGCCGCTGGGCATCCTCGGTGTGGAGCAAGGCAAGCTGGAGCGGATGCTGGAGCAGGCCAAGGGCTACCTGGCACCGGTGGGGGATGCGGAACTGATTGAGTTCCCGATGCAGCTTGAGCGCGAGGCGATCGCGGCGCAGGTGGGCATGAGTCCCTCCGCGCGCCACGTGGAGCCCGCCACGCTGAAGGAGCGCGTCGCGGCGCTGCCCGAGCGCCTGGAGGTCACGGCCCGCGCGCAGCTCATCCGGCTGCGCAAAGCGTAG
- a CDS encoding cell division protein DivIVA: MLSWIMLIIALVLFSVLGVWLFSAVFGRGEALPPMEDTADVKEANRLAVEAGTFDDIQLEVVHRGYRMDQVDALIAQLTGADPASVDTRAEREIAAPALEENSVEYRGDSVIREGELTHGSNETAHR; this comes from the coding sequence ATGCTTTCCTGGATCATGCTGATCATCGCGCTGGTACTGTTCAGCGTCCTCGGCGTTTGGCTGTTTTCCGCCGTGTTTGGGCGCGGCGAGGCGCTGCCGCCGATGGAGGACACCGCGGACGTGAAAGAGGCCAACCGCCTTGCGGTGGAAGCCGGCACTTTCGACGATATTCAGCTCGAGGTTGTGCACCGCGGCTACCGCATGGACCAGGTGGACGCGCTGATCGCGCAGTTGACGGGGGCTGATCCTGCGAGCGTGGATACGCGGGCAGAGCGCGAGATTGCCGCCCCGGCTCTGGAGGAAAACAGCGTAGAATATAGGGGAGACTCAGTGATACGTGAAGGAGAGCTGACGCATGGCAGCAATGAAACCGCGCACCGGTAA
- the folP gene encoding dihydropteroate synthase, protein MPKPLARVMAIVNRTPDSFYDKGATFAVDKAVERALAAIADGASIIDIGGVKAGPGDEVDPHAEMDRVLPVIVAVRAADPAVTISVDTWRADVAQAAIDAGATLVNDTWAGYDPELVEVAGANRVGYVCSHTGGATPRTRPHRVRYDDVVADVIRETCALAERAASLGAPEDEIFIDPTHDFGKNTFHGLEILRRVDELVATGWPVLMALSNKDFVGETVGRGVGERVAGTLAATAWAASRGVAAFRVHEVRETVDVLRMTAAITGDAAPLDTIRGLA, encoded by the coding sequence ATGCCTAAACCCCTCGCCCGGGTGATGGCGATTGTGAACCGCACCCCGGACTCGTTCTACGACAAAGGCGCGACGTTCGCGGTGGACAAGGCAGTCGAGCGCGCGCTGGCGGCGATCGCGGACGGCGCGAGCATCATCGACATCGGCGGGGTGAAGGCCGGCCCTGGCGATGAGGTGGACCCGCACGCGGAGATGGATCGCGTCCTGCCGGTGATCGTGGCGGTGCGCGCGGCTGACCCGGCGGTGACCATTAGTGTGGACACCTGGCGGGCGGACGTCGCGCAGGCAGCCATCGATGCCGGCGCGACCCTGGTCAATGACACGTGGGCGGGCTACGACCCGGAGCTCGTCGAGGTTGCGGGCGCGAACCGCGTGGGTTACGTCTGCTCCCACACTGGCGGCGCCACCCCGCGCACTCGCCCGCACCGCGTGCGTTACGACGATGTGGTGGCCGACGTCATCCGCGAAACCTGCGCGCTTGCGGAGCGGGCCGCGTCCCTCGGCGCGCCAGAGGACGAGATTTTCATCGACCCGACGCACGATTTTGGCAAGAACACCTTCCACGGCTTGGAGATTCTGCGCCGTGTCGACGAGCTGGTGGCAACTGGGTGGCCAGTGCTCATGGCGCTGTCCAACAAGGATTTCGTCGGTGAAACCGTGGGCCGCGGCGTGGGGGAGCGCGTGGCCGGAACCTTGGCGGCGACGGCGTGGGCAGCGTCGCGAGGGGTGGCGGCGTTCCGCGTCCACGAGGTCCGCGAAACCGTCGACGTCCTCCGCATGACCGCCGCGATTACCGGCGATGCGGCCCCACTCGACACGATCCGGGGCTTGGCGTGA
- a CDS encoding anti-sigma factor, with amino-acid sequence MFASTDHLSAEAVAAYVDNELSPSATRRANTHLARCPECREDVAVQRRAAERVRGSNGQDDVRAPRSLVARLAMLCEEEPPSTAAGPQEHAAGYAAGHATGHPPGDSTVLHKVESAIRSLRPRG; translated from the coding sequence GTGTTCGCGTCGACGGATCATTTGAGCGCGGAAGCGGTGGCGGCGTACGTGGATAATGAGCTTTCCCCGTCCGCCACACGTCGCGCGAACACTCACCTCGCTCGCTGCCCGGAATGCCGCGAAGACGTGGCGGTGCAGCGCCGGGCGGCGGAACGCGTCCGGGGCTCAAACGGCCAGGATGATGTCCGGGCACCGCGCTCCCTGGTGGCCAGGCTGGCGATGTTGTGCGAGGAGGAGCCGCCCAGCACCGCGGCCGGGCCGCAAGAGCATGCCGCCGGGTACGCCGCCGGGCATGCTACTGGGCATCCCCCGGGGGACTCCACCGTGCTGCACAAGGTGGAGTCCGCGATTCGCTCGCTGCGGCCGCGGGGGTAG
- a CDS encoding GH32 C-terminal domain-containing protein — MNENSTAQRSVLRPELHVTADSGILEGPAGVIRLGKEDERVWHMFYQYKPAPGEASRWGHHTSEDDPFSWYECNDAIVPDAGETQIRAGAVVGGEASSGGVDMYFTSVSEAGNTIKLARVENVDALCEDLDEDLDVSAAAERVDITIEGAGEWSNFRSPCVIPGWFALGDRDEGHEGWLMLAVAGDTERPRPVVLSSRDGRTWHFDGPLEFEGDPGIQLDDTLVAPRLVRLRDQVDGSIYDVLFITAERDNKDYSSYIIGTLEGNRFTVVTPSQLFDHGHDFTRPRNTNYPRDVIDELVRYDRAYMYGFMTDSGRNGDPTSEPNWETEGWANALTLPRRVTLQGGHLYQVPAPGLPDAVDTAERALMWTALCDIPSGSQIVAEVLDGGGEPAVRITHDGEHIVLDRFDGNPKTAELHDEDEDNVTVIVDGSTIEVYAGGGSVVMSSRFWPEGGSTGIKVRTNGDAQIHSEWRRGHASLG, encoded by the coding sequence ATGAACGAGAACTCCACTGCACAGCGCAGCGTGCTGCGCCCCGAACTGCACGTGACCGCCGATAGCGGGATCCTGGAGGGGCCCGCCGGCGTGATCCGCCTGGGCAAGGAGGACGAGCGCGTTTGGCACATGTTCTACCAGTACAAGCCCGCACCCGGCGAGGCCAGCCGGTGGGGCCACCACACCAGCGAGGATGACCCGTTTAGCTGGTACGAGTGCAACGACGCGATCGTGCCCGATGCTGGCGAGACCCAGATTCGCGCCGGTGCCGTTGTGGGCGGCGAGGCGTCCTCCGGCGGCGTGGACATGTATTTCACCTCTGTGAGCGAGGCGGGCAACACCATCAAGCTCGCGCGGGTGGAGAACGTGGACGCGCTGTGCGAGGACTTGGACGAGGACCTTGATGTCTCCGCGGCTGCCGAGCGCGTGGACATCACCATCGAGGGCGCCGGCGAGTGGTCCAACTTCCGCTCCCCCTGCGTCATCCCAGGCTGGTTCGCGCTCGGGGACCGCGACGAGGGCCACGAGGGGTGGCTGATGCTGGCCGTGGCGGGCGACACCGAGCGCCCGCGGCCGGTGGTGCTCAGCTCGCGCGACGGCCGTACGTGGCACTTCGACGGTCCGCTCGAATTCGAGGGCGATCCGGGCATTCAGCTCGACGACACGCTGGTCGCGCCCCGCCTGGTGCGCCTGCGCGACCAGGTGGACGGCAGCATTTACGACGTGCTGTTTATCACCGCAGAGCGGGACAACAAGGACTACTCCAGCTACATCATCGGCACGCTGGAAGGCAACCGCTTCACTGTGGTCACGCCGAGCCAGCTCTTCGACCACGGGCACGACTTCACCCGTCCGCGCAACACCAACTACCCGCGCGACGTGATCGATGAGCTGGTGCGCTACGACCGCGCGTACATGTACGGGTTCATGACGGACTCTGGCCGCAACGGCGACCCGACCAGCGAGCCGAATTGGGAGACCGAGGGGTGGGCGAACGCGCTCACGCTGCCGCGCCGCGTGACACTGCAGGGCGGCCACCTCTACCAGGTCCCGGCCCCGGGCCTGCCGGATGCGGTCGACACCGCAGAACGTGCCCTGATGTGGACGGCGTTGTGCGACATCCCGTCCGGCTCCCAGATCGTCGCGGAGGTGCTGGACGGGGGCGGCGAGCCGGCGGTGCGCATCACCCACGACGGCGAGCACATCGTGCTGGATCGCTTCGACGGCAACCCGAAGACCGCCGAGCTTCACGACGAGGATGAGGACAACGTGACCGTCATCGTCGACGGCTCCACGATCGAGGTGTACGCGGGCGGCGGCAGCGTCGTCATGTCTTCGCGGTTCTGGCCCGAGGGCGGCAGCACCGGTATCAAGGTGCGCACGAACGGCGACGCGCAGATCCACAGCGAGTGGCGCCGCGGCCACGCTTCCTTGGGCTAG